The Thermotoga maritima MSB8 region AGAAGCCATCCGGCGTTCATGCGTCGTCCAAAACGATTCGTGTCTTTTTCTCCTATCTCGAAGTTTTTCAAAATGGAAGCTTCACCCGGAATTCTCCAGTCTATCTGGATATAATACGGACCAACAAGGAGTCTTCCAGATCTCACAAGCTCTCTGAGATCTTCTTCGAGGTCCGGATGGTAAACGAGGAGATCTTCAACCGCAGCTGTTTGGCCATCCAGAACGTACACGAATTCTGGATTCTTCTGAACAAGCTCTTTCACTCTGAAAAAAACTTCTTTCAGCCATTTAGAGGTCACTTCAGAAGAGGTGAACCACTCTCTGTCCCAGTGGTTGTGAACAACCACCTTCACTTTCATGAGATTCTCTCTCCCGTCTCAGGGTGAAAGAGATGGATCTTTTCAACGTCCAGGAAAAACGTGATCTTCTCACCGCTTCTGAAATCCACATCCCCTGGAATTTTTGCGACGATCTTCTCACTTCCAACGTTGAGATGGAGAATCGTATCCGACATGAGTTTCTCGGCGAAATAAACCTCTCCTTCCAGCTTCAAAGTGTTCGGCTTTTCCTCCAGATAGACGTTCTCCGGTCGAATACCAAGGATCACCTTTTTTGCACCTGGATCGGTCTTCGCGGGAATCTTTATCTCACCGTTTTGGAGGACAACGCTATTTCCTTCCGATCTCACTTCCATCTCTAAGAAGTTCATCTGCGGTGATCCCACAAAACCAGCGACGAAGATGTTCACCGGATGGTGATAGATCTCAGAGGGCGTTCCAACCTGCTGAAGCTTTCCCTGGTTCATCACCGCGATTCTGTCTCCCATCGTCATGGCCTCTGTCTGGTCATGAGTCACATAGATGGTGGTGACTCCAATTCTTTCCTGAAGCTTTTTCAGCTCGCTTCTCATCTTCACCCTCAAAAGTGCGTCCAGATTGGAAAGAGGCTCGTCCATCAGGAGTACTTCGGGTTCGTGAACGATCGCTCGGGCAACGGCAACCCTCTGTCTCTGACCTCCGGAGAGCTGTGCGGGGTACCTGTCGAGGAGTTCGGAGATGTGAAGGAGATCCGCTGCCCACTTTACCCTCTTTTCTATCTCCTCTTTCGGGACTTTTTTCAGTTTCAGAGGATACGCGATGTTGTCGTACACCTTCATGTGGGGCCACACCGCGTAGCTCTGGAAGACCATCGAAATGTTCCTGTCCTTTGGAGGAAGGTTCGTCACGTCGCGATCGTTGAAAAAGATCTTTCCCCCGGTCACCTGTTCGAGACCCGCTATACACCTCAGAAGGGTCGTCTTTCCACAACCAGATGGACCGAGAAGAACGAGGAACTCCCCTTCGTTCACGACAAGGTCGATTCCATCGAGAGCCCTCACATTCCCGAAATATTTCTTCACTCCGTCTATTTTCACCTGCGCCAAGATCGATCACCTCTCATTTCAGGGTGATACCCCACATGCTTACAAGATATTTCCTTATGAAGAATATGAAGACCATCGCAGGAACGGCCATGATCGTTCCCGCAGCGAACTTGAAGTAGTCCGGTGATGCCATGGCGGTGTTCAGAATGTGTGCTGGAAGTGTTCTGTTCGTGAGTGTGAGGATCGAAGAAGCGAAGACTTCGTTCCAGGACATGATGAAGGCGAATATGGCAGATGCGGCGAGGCCAGGAAGAGCAAGAGGCAGCGTGATCCTTATAAACGCCTGGAATCTGCTGAGACCGAAAACCATCCCCGCTTCTTCGTATTCGACAGAGATTCCGGAGAAAACACTGGATGTGATGAGAACGACGAACGGAAGTATCATGGAAGCGTGAGCCAGTGCCACACCAAGCGTGGTATCCGCGAGGTTAAACCTCATGTAAAGAACCACAAGAGGTACCGCCACCACAATCAACGGAATCGATCTTGTCATAAGCATGGAAAGTCTGATGATGTTTTTTCCCGGAAACACGTACCTTGTGAGGGCGTATCCAGCTGGAAGCCCCAGCAGGAAAGAGATTCCTATCGAGATGAGCGCCACCTGCACACTGACCAGAGTGGCTTTCCCACCCCCGAGGGTGACGAACAGCTTGTAGAGATGTTCCAGTGTGAGACTACTCGGAAAGATCCTGCTGGGATTGTAGTAATCCGAGGACGGTGTTAGAGACGCAAGAACAATGAAGAACACCGGCGTCAGAAACCACAGGGAAATGATCACCGAAAGAAAAATTATGAAAAACTTCTTCATCATCGAGCCCCCTCTAAATGTTTTGCACTGAGGAAGGTGATGTAAAACCAGCTAACCACGATGGTGACAAGAGCGATCACGAGAGCGTACGCACTGGCCATCTTTGGGTCGTTCATGAAGGTGTACCAGTAGTAGGTCTCACCAGCGAGAACGGGAATGTCTCTTCCCGCAAGAAGCCACACCACACCGAATATCTGAAACGCGAAGAGAGTCCTCAGAAGGAGCGCCGACATGATCGATGGTTTCAAGAGCGGGAGTATGATCTTTGTGAATTTCTTCCATCTTGAAAAACCGAAGAGATCTGCAGCTTCGAGATACTCTTTGTTTATCGACTGAAGACCCGCCAGGAGGATGATGAAAACAAGGGGAGTAGCCCTCCACACCTCCGTGAGAACGATCACCCAGAATTCCCTCGCTTTGAACATGTATCCAAAGAAATAAATGGGTCTTTCTATCAGATGCAAATTCATGAGAATTTTGTTGAGATAGCCGTTCGGCGAAAATATAGTGTAACTCATGAGTGCTGCTGTCACATCACTCAGAGCCAGTGGGATCGCTATAAAGTAAAGTACCGTCGTGTAACCTTTGAACTTCTGATTGACGAAAAGAGCGAGTCCCAGTGCGAATATGAGCTGAAGGGGAACGATCACTGCTGTGAGAAGAATGGTGTTTTTCATGGCGCCCCAGAAACCACCATTCTCCACAAGGCGCTTGAAATTTCCAAGAAAACCTTCATCGCTTGTAAAAGCGAGTCTGAACGTTTCGAAGAGAGGATATCCCATCAACAAAACGAGATAAAGAACAGCTGGAAGGATCAAAAGAAAAGAAATCCATTTCCCTCTCATGGTGCACCCCCGGAAAAGGGGTGGGGATCCCCACCCCGGGTATCAGAAGAGACTTGCGTCGGGTTCTGGAAGTTCCGCTCCGGATTCTTTGAACAGCTGTCTGATTCGCTCACCGAGTTCCTTCACTACCTTCGCTGGGTCTTCACCCTGGAAGACGATCCTCGTGAAGGCCATTCTGTAGGTTTCGGTGAACTCTCCGCTCTTTGGTCCAAGACTCGGTATGAAGGAAACGATAGAATCCTTCGTGGCGGACTGATTTATCACACCTTCTGCGAGCACTTTGAGGGCACCTTCTGGCACGGCACCAACGGCTTCCTGAACCACTGGGAAGAAACCGACGTTCTTGAGGATTTCAACCTGCATCTCTGGAGAAGTGAGGAAGTCTATCACTTTCGCGGGTTCTTCGAAGTCCGCATCCTTCGGTATGGCAAGGCCCACGAGCACTATGATGTACCCTCTACCCATCGGCCCTCTTGGGACCGGTACAACAACGAAATCGTTAGGCTTTTCAACGATCGCGGGTTTGAGTCTTGCAGTGTGATCCCAGGCGATCCAGACTTCTTCTCTCAGGAGAGGATCGGCCATCCCGTCCCAGGTGGAGCTTGCCGGATGTACGTATTTGAAGAGCTCCTTCAGATAGTTCCACATTTCAACGGCCCTCACACTGTCGAACTTCAGAGCCTGCGCTCCCGTGAAGGATGGATAGATGTAGCCGTGGAGGAACCTGTGCCAGAGTCCCTTCGGTCCGATCGGGAAGCCAAGAAGGGGTTGTTTCGTCTTCTCATAGATGTTCTTTGCCCACTCGAGCAGAGCGTCGTAAGTCCACTTCTCCGTCCCCCTGATGACGTCTTCTTTCGAAAGACCGCGCGGCAGGTAGTCAAACGCCTTTTTGTTAACGGCCATCACGTAAGTTGCCTGGAGCCAGGGAATGAACACCTTTTCACCTTTCACATAAGCGAACTTCTCAAGCGTCTCGATGAAGGTTTTTCCTTCGAATTTGAGATCCTTGAGATCACTGAGGAATCCTTCAGAGGCCATTATGTAGAGGTTTCCCTGGAGGTCTGCAATCAGGTTCAGCGTATTTTTACCGGCTCTGATCTCCGCCTGGAGCCTGCTGTAGAGCTGTGGATACTCGAAGTTGAGGAACTCCACATCGATACCGCTCTTCTTCGAAAATTCCGCGAGTTTGTTGAGCATGAACTCCCTTTCAGCAGCGGGTGTCATCTGTGTGGACGCGAAGTTCACCTTTCCGAACATGAGACCCGCAACGATCAGAAGAACCATGAAAAACAACCACTTTCTCACCTTGAACACCCCCTTGAAAAGATTTTTCAAAATTGGATATGTGATAGAAAATTTTCTACATCCATATCATAATAAAAAATTGCTCCCTTTGTCAAGAGGTGTTAACATAAAAGGGATATTCGTCCTTTTGAACACTCTATGGAGGGTTTTTCAAGATGGGAGTCTGCAGGATTTGTGGTCTTTCACTTGATGAGATCAGCGATTCGATAGGTGTCTGCCTGGAGTGCCTGAGAAAGGGGAATCTGGATTTTGCAAGGAAGGCCCACAGAAAATGGAGGGAAGAGATCGGTCTTCCCGTTGAAAGGTGGGCTCGTGAAGAAGGAAAGGTGTGTTTCCTCTGCGTCAATTCGTGCGTGATACCGGAAGGGAAAACAGGATTTTGCGGCGTTCTCAGAAACGAAGGAGGCAGGCTCTCCTATATAACAGGCTCTCACAGGAAGGCCTTCCTTCACTGGTACTACGATCCCCATCCAACGAACTGCGTCGCACTACCTATCTGTCCGGAAAGAGAACACAGGGGCTTTTACAATTTCGCAGTCTTCTTCGCAGGATGCAACCTCGACTGCCTCTTCTGTCAGAACATAGATCACAAGTACATGGTGAAAGACGGAAGGATATCCGAAGGAAAGATCGTGGACATCGACGAACTCGTTGAGATAGCTATGAAACCACGCGTCTCCTGTGTGTGCTTTTTCGGGGGAGATCCCACTCCCTGGACTGTGTTCGCACTGGAGTTTGCCGTGAAGCTGGGAAATCGCCGAAGGATCTGCTGGGAAACGAATGGTCTTGCTCATCCCAGGATCATGGAGAGGATGGCCAGAGTCAGTCTTGAAAGTGGTGGCATAGTCAAGATAGACTGGAAGGCCTTTTCACCGGAGGTTTATGAAGCGCTGACCGGAGTTGACGGGAAGAGTGCCGTTAGAAGAATCATGGAGAACGTGCAGCTGGTTTCCTCCATGGGTAAGGGAAGAGAAATACCACTTCTTGTTATCAGTGTTCTTGTAATACCTCACTACATCGACGAAAAGGAAATAGAAGGAATCGCAGGGTTCATTTCATCGGTGGATCCAGAAATTCCCCTTGTTCTCCTTGCGTTCGCTCCTCAGCACCTGATGAGCGATCTTCCAACCACCAGAAAACATCACATGGAGAGAGTGAAACAGAAGGCACTCGAAAAGGGTCTGAAGAGGGTGTTCGTGGAGAACGTTTGGCTTCTGAGCTAAAGTCTCATTTCACTTCCCAAAACTCGACGAGTTCAAGCGGTATTCTGTCAATGAAATTCTCTCCGCTTCTCATGATGAACCTGTTTCCGCGGTATGGGTAGGAGGTTCCGGTGACCTGGTAGGAAATATACAGCTGTTCCTTTGCTCTTGTTATGGCAACGTAGAAGATCCTCTCTTCCTCATCGAGATTCCCTTCGGATATCGCGAAATAATTCGGAAAGTCTCCGGGATTCACAGAGATGACAAAA contains the following coding sequences:
- a CDS encoding carbohydrate ABC transporter permease → MMKKFFIIFLSVIISLWFLTPVFFIVLASLTPSSDYYNPSRIFPSSLTLEHLYKLFVTLGGGKATLVSVQVALISIGISFLLGLPAGYALTRYVFPGKNIIRLSMLMTRSIPLIVVAVPLVVLYMRFNLADTTLGVALAHASMILPFVVLITSSVFSGISVEYEEAGMVFGLSRFQAFIRITLPLALPGLAASAIFAFIMSWNEVFASSILTLTNRTLPAHILNTAMASPDYFKFAAGTIMAVPAMVFIFFIRKYLVSMWGITLK
- a CDS encoding ABC transporter ATP-binding protein, whose translation is MAQVKIDGVKKYFGNVRALDGIDLVVNEGEFLVLLGPSGCGKTTLLRCIAGLEQVTGGKIFFNDRDVTNLPPKDRNISMVFQSYAVWPHMKVYDNIAYPLKLKKVPKEEIEKRVKWAADLLHISELLDRYPAQLSGGQRQRVAVARAIVHEPEVLLMDEPLSNLDALLRVKMRSELKKLQERIGVTTIYVTHDQTEAMTMGDRIAVMNQGKLQQVGTPSEIYHHPVNIFVAGFVGSPQMNFLEMEVRSEGNSVVLQNGEIKIPAKTDPGAKKVILGIRPENVYLEEKPNTLKLEGEVYFAEKLMSDTILHLNVGSEKIVAKIPGDVDFRSGEKITFFLDVEKIHLFHPETGERIS
- a CDS encoding ABC transporter substrate-binding protein; translated protein: MRKWLFFMVLLIVAGLMFGKVNFASTQMTPAAEREFMLNKLAEFSKKSGIDVEFLNFEYPQLYSRLQAEIRAGKNTLNLIADLQGNLYIMASEGFLSDLKDLKFEGKTFIETLEKFAYVKGEKVFIPWLQATYVMAVNKKAFDYLPRGLSKEDVIRGTEKWTYDALLEWAKNIYEKTKQPLLGFPIGPKGLWHRFLHGYIYPSFTGAQALKFDSVRAVEMWNYLKELFKYVHPASSTWDGMADPLLREEVWIAWDHTARLKPAIVEKPNDFVVVPVPRGPMGRGYIIVLVGLAIPKDADFEEPAKVIDFLTSPEMQVEILKNVGFFPVVQEAVGAVPEGALKVLAEGVINQSATKDSIVSFIPSLGPKSGEFTETYRMAFTRIVFQGEDPAKVVKELGERIRQLFKESGAELPEPDASLF
- a CDS encoding radical SAM protein yields the protein MGVCRICGLSLDEISDSIGVCLECLRKGNLDFARKAHRKWREEIGLPVERWAREEGKVCFLCVNSCVIPEGKTGFCGVLRNEGGRLSYITGSHRKAFLHWYYDPHPTNCVALPICPEREHRGFYNFAVFFAGCNLDCLFCQNIDHKYMVKDGRISEGKIVDIDELVEIAMKPRVSCVCFFGGDPTPWTVFALEFAVKLGNRRRICWETNGLAHPRIMERMARVSLESGGIVKIDWKAFSPEVYEALTGVDGKSAVRRIMENVQLVSSMGKGREIPLLVISVLVIPHYIDEKEIEGIAGFISSVDPEIPLVLLAFAPQHLMSDLPTTRKHHMERVKQKALEKGLKRVFVENVWLLS
- a CDS encoding carbohydrate ABC transporter permease, producing the protein MRGKWISFLLILPAVLYLVLLMGYPLFETFRLAFTSDEGFLGNFKRLVENGGFWGAMKNTILLTAVIVPLQLIFALGLALFVNQKFKGYTTVLYFIAIPLALSDVTAALMSYTIFSPNGYLNKILMNLHLIERPIYFFGYMFKAREFWVIVLTEVWRATPLVFIILLAGLQSINKEYLEAADLFGFSRWKKFTKIILPLLKPSIMSALLLRTLFAFQIFGVVWLLAGRDIPVLAGETYYWYTFMNDPKMASAYALVIALVTIVVSWFYITFLSAKHLEGAR